Within bacterium, the genomic segment TTGATACCCCGACAGAGATGATCTATTATCATAAGATAAAGGGGGTCGATAATCCGAGTTTGAGGATAGCTCTGGATAAAGGGGTTTTTGTAGGGGATATTAGGGTCACTATTCTCTATCAGGAAGATAAGGTAAGTAATGAAGAAAATCTGAGGATGTATCATTACCATGAGACTACTGAAGCCTGGGAACTGGTGTCTGGTTCCTGGGTGGATACAGAGGCTAATACAGTTACAGCCGAGACTAAGGATACCGGTGAATTCCGGTTGGTAGAATACGGGGTTACTCCTGAGAGCCTGGGGACTATTTCAGAGGTAAGCAACTATCCTAATCCCTTCTTGCCTTCTGAAGAGACGACGATTGTTTATCATCTGAAGAAGGATACTAAGGTCACGATTCGAATCTATGATCTGCTGGGCCATCTGGTCAAGGAATTCGAGTTCTCAGCCGGAGAAGAGGGTGGGAAAGAAGGGCCGAACGAGGTCCCCTGGGATGGGAGAAATGGTGAGGGCAATCTGGTGGAAGCCGGTGCCTACTTATGCTATATTGAGGCTGGGGGAGATGATGTCGTAAGGAAGATAATGGTCAGGTAAAGGAGGAGGCTTGATGATGGGTGAAATTAGAGTTCAGATTGAGCTGGAGAACTTTGCAGATAGATATAGATTTTTAGAAAACCAGATCCAGGAGGACAATATCAAGAAGTATCAGATGGAGGCGATAGTGGATACCGGCGCTGTAATGCTGTCTCTCCCTCAGGATGTGGTGGAAAATCTTAATCTAAAGATCCTCCGGAAGGTCGTGGTAATATATGCCGATGAGAGAAAGGAAGAGAGACCTGTGGCAGGAACAGTGACCATAAAAATAGGGAATAGATTTATGAATACAGACTGTATTGTTGGGCATCCTTTAAGTGAAGCCTTGATAGGCCAGGTGATTTTAGAAGAATTAGACCTAATCCCTGATTGCCAAAACCAAAGATTGATTCCCAGACCTGAGTCGCCCATTTATCCATCTTTGAAAATGAAATGAGCCAAGGAAGTGAAATGACGGTGATGGTCATTGTTTCGGCCACTTACGAATTAATCGCGAATTGCGAATTGCGAATTGCGAATTAAAAAACAACAACCCGATAAATAGCCTCGACAGCTAAAAGTTCTCCGTAAGCCATTGGTATTGTTGGTATTTGTAAGTCGAGCCGCCTTTAGAGGTAAATGTCCTATTCTAAATGGGTTAGGCTTGAAAACCCGTGAGAACTTTTAACTGTCAAGAATAGCTAAAGTTACCGTAATGTCGTGGGCTATTCCATTATTTTCTTCGTGAATTAGTGGCTTTGTGGCTAAATAGTTACTTTTTCGTTTAATTCGTTAGATTCGTTTACCAAAGATTCTTTAGCCATTTGTCGGGTCATTGTTAAAAAATAGATTCGCGATTCGCAATTCGAGATTCGCGATTCGAAAGATGGCCGAAACGATGACCATGGCCATAAATCAAAACAGGGGGTGGTTACCCAATGAAAGAAAGAAATCCGAAATCCGCAATCCGAAATCCGAAATCCGCCATCTATATTATCTCGTTGATAGGCATCCTGCTGTGGGGAGTTTCTGCCCATGCGGCCGCCGAAGACGGGGGTCTACCCGGCTATTTTACTGCCCTGGGAACGGCCGTGAGGGCCCAGGCTATGGGGAGGGCCTACGTTGGTCTGGCCGACGACTTAGGGGCTATCGGCACTAATGCGGCTGGATTGTCTCAGATCAGAGGCGGAGAGACTTCTTTTATGCATGCCAGCCTCTTTGAGGAAACAGGGTATTATTTCCTCGGTCTTGGCCGTTCTTTTTCATCCTGGAGCCTGGGTGGCGGATTTGCCCAGTTGAGTGTGGATGGAATTGAACAAACGGATGCAAGTAATACACCGGGCGGAGACCTGTCCAACAAAAAGAGTCTTTTCTCTTTGGCCAGCAGTTATATGTTCTCGCCGCGTTTTTCTGCCGGCGGCAATTTTAAGTGGTTTTCCCACAAATGGGGCGATGACAGCGGCAGCGGCCTGGGCCTAGACCTTGGTTTGCTCTATCGCCCTATGCCGGAACTAAGCCTGGGGTTAAATCTGGGAAATGTAATCGGGCCAAAGATAGACCGGGAAGAAGAGAAGGATAAATGGCCCTTAGCCGTTCGGGCTGGCGCCGCCTACCGTTTGATGGAGAATGCCCTTATTTTTACCCTGGACCTGGATAAGACCAGCCACCGCTCTGTCAAGGTTCATGGGGGAACGGAACTCTCTGGGCTGAGTGGAAAGCTAGCTTTAAGAGCCGGATATGATGAGGGTGATATTACCGCCGGTCTGGGCATAAGCCCGATGAAGGGCCAAAAGGTTCAAACCAGGCAGTATTATCGTGAAGGACGAAGATACTATGGGGCCGGAAGAGGTAGAGAAACCGAAGCCGTAGTTCCGGGAGGTCTCAAGTTGGATTACACGGTGCTTAATAATAGTGATTTGGGTCTATCTCACCGTTTTTCGATCTCGTATCGCTTCTAACGACTTTCGGGTTTCGAATCTCGAGGCACCCAGAACCCGAAACCCGAAACTCGAAACTCGTATGAAAGACTACCGCCGATTTTTAAAGCCGGAGGTCATATCCAGATTATCCGGTCTTCAGATAAAGGCCAGGCTGGTGGTGGAAGGTTTTATCGCCGGTCTCCATAAGTCTCCCTTCAGGGGTTTCAATGTAGAATTTGCCGAATATCGTCCTTATGTGCCGGGAGATGAAATCCGTTACATAGATTGGAAGGCCTACGCTAAGAGTGACAAGTTTTATATCAAGGAATTTGAAGAAGAAACCAACCTTAAGGCCTACCTTCTCTTAGATGCCAGCGCTTCGATGGGATATAGTTCCGGGAAGGTAAGTAAACTCGAATACGGCTCCTACCTGGCAGCTTCTTTAACCTATCTGATGCTTAAGCAGCAAGATTATGTTGGTTTGATTACCTTTGATGAGGGGATTCGCCACTACATTCCGCCCCGAGGACATCCTGCCCACCTCCATGCGGTCCTGGAAGGATTAGAAAGTCTTACGCCCAGAGGAGAGACAGGTATCAGCCGAACCCTGCACGAGTTAGCTGAACGGATTAAACGTCGGGGACTCTTTGTAATCATTTCCGACCTGTTTGATGACCAGGCGGCAGTTATGGCCGGATTGAGCCATCTGCGGCATAAGAAACACGAGGTGCTTCTCTTCCATTTACTTGATAATTATGAGCTTACCTTCCCTTTTGACGGTTCCCTCCTTTTTAAAGATATGGAAGATGGCACTGAACTTCCGATTGAGGCAGATTATCTCAGAGAAGAATATCTTTCCCATGTAAAAGGCTTTATTGACCAGATGCAGCAAGCATGCGGACAGGCAGCTATAGATTACGTTTGCTTCGATACCAGCACCCCTTTAGATTACGGTTTGAGTTCTTATTTAACCAAGCGGATGAGGAGGTAAACATTGCGGAATGCAGAATGAGAAATCCGAAATCCAAAATCCAAAATCGAGGGTGACTGTCTGTCTGCTATTCCTTCTGGTATTCGGAGTCAAGGCCCAGGCCCAACAAGGAGAAGGCTTCCTCGACCAGGAGTTGATCCCGGCCGGTGTGGGAGCAGGGGAAGCCACGGTTTTGCCCTTCGGTCACCAA encodes:
- a CDS encoding retroviral-like aspartic protease family protein, whose protein sequence is MMGEIRVQIELENFADRYRFLENQIQEDNIKKYQMEAIVDTGAVMLSLPQDVVENLNLKILRKVVVIYADERKEERPVAGTVTIKIGNRFMNTDCIVGHPLSEALIGQVILEELDLIPDCQNQRLIPRPESPIYPSLKMK
- a CDS encoding PorV/PorQ family protein; this translates as MKERNPKSAIRNPKSAIYIISLIGILLWGVSAHAAAEDGGLPGYFTALGTAVRAQAMGRAYVGLADDLGAIGTNAAGLSQIRGGETSFMHASLFEETGYYFLGLGRSFSSWSLGGGFAQLSVDGIEQTDASNTPGGDLSNKKSLFSLASSYMFSPRFSAGGNFKWFSHKWGDDSGSGLGLDLGLLYRPMPELSLGLNLGNVIGPKIDREEEKDKWPLAVRAGAAYRLMENALIFTLDLDKTSHRSVKVHGGTELSGLSGKLALRAGYDEGDITAGLGISPMKGQKVQTRQYYREGRRYYGAGRGRETEAVVPGGLKLDYTVLNNSDLGLSHRFSISYRF
- a CDS encoding DUF58 domain-containing protein, which translates into the protein MKDYRRFLKPEVISRLSGLQIKARLVVEGFIAGLHKSPFRGFNVEFAEYRPYVPGDEIRYIDWKAYAKSDKFYIKEFEEETNLKAYLLLDASASMGYSSGKVSKLEYGSYLAASLTYLMLKQQDYVGLITFDEGIRHYIPPRGHPAHLHAVLEGLESLTPRGETGISRTLHELAERIKRRGLFVIISDLFDDQAAVMAGLSHLRHKKHEVLLFHLLDNYELTFPFDGSLLFKDMEDGTELPIEADYLREEYLSHVKGFIDQMQQACGQAAIDYVCFDTSTPLDYGLSSYLTKRMRR